The nucleotide sequence tttgactagcactaccttggctagccatgttggatacttgacttctctgatgaaaccGGCTTCTAGGAGCGCTTGTACTTGCTCCTCTACTATTAGAgctcgttctgggccgagcttgcgtcttcgtTGTTGTACAGGTCGAGATCCCGAGTAGaccgagagcttgtgggacatgagttctggatctatcccaggcatgtcggaggccttccaggcgaagagatcggaattatctcttaggagcttagtcaattCTTGTCTTAGGGTTTCCCCCAGGTTGGTTCCTATGTGagtgttttttccttcctcttctccgacctgaatctcctcggtttttcctccGGGTCGTGGTCGCAGCTCTTCTTTAATCCTTGTTCCACCGAGCTCTATTGTGTgaacttctttgccttttcctctcaggtttaggctttcattgtagcatttccttgccagcttctgatctcccctcaccgttgctatccccgctgaggtcgggaatttcatgcagaggtggggtgtcgataccaccgctccgagtcgattaagggtagctctgccgattagagcattataggccgaccccacgtcgatgactatgaagtctatactcagagtctttgatttctccccctttccaaaggtggtgtggaggggcaaaaatcctagtggctttattggcgtgtcgcctaatccgtacaaggtgtcggggtaggctcttaactctttctcatctaaacctagtttgtcgaaagcgggcttaaagaggatgtccgctgagcttccttggtctactagtgttctgtgtagatggacatttgccaggatcatggtAATTACCACTGGGTCGTCGTGGGGGtatctttttgatatggactgtgagaagggaccttctctaagaccattgactagccccatgatgactgcctcggtgggcaggtcttgaatctccaaacatgctttgttgaacctttccatataggcccgtaaggactccccgatctcctgttttattcccaggagacttggtgcatgttttactttgtctttcttgatggagaacctcatcaagaactttcttgagaggtcttcaaaactggtaattgacctcggagggaggctgtcgaaccacttcatcgctgtttttgacaaggttgtcggaaaagctttgcatcgcgtagcgtcagaggcgtcagccagatacatccgacttttaaagttgctcagatgatgctttggatcagtggttccgtcatagaggtccatatcggggcttctaaagtttctcggaacttttgccctcattatgtcctcgctaaaAGGATCTTTCTCTCCTAAAGGCGAATCTTCTCTACCGTCGTGGGAGTTCtaacctttgagggaggattctaactttaagagttttctttctaactcttttcgtcgctccatctcctcttttaggttcttttcggtTTCCTTTTGTCGTTCCCGTTCCTGTTCTAGCTGCTCGAGGCGACTGTGGACTAATCCCATGAGCTCAATTGCGTGGGATggtccttctttttctgattcGCGCCCCTCCGAGGAATTTACCTTCGGGTTTTTgattccggaggtgccttccctgtgttgatcattggcttcctggtgaagggtctggtctgcctcattgtttccagtgttcagattctcttgttcagaatctgtctccacatgaccctcttcaggggatctatctgccatcactggttgatctctcgggtccccggcaacggcgccaatgttacggtgggtaaccggagatgaATGGGtcggatggcgttggttggcccaaacgtatgaaggaggtggctttcgagtggacctggtactcggtgttcctccgtccgacttgtatgTGAGAGAGAATGGGGAGAATGggctgcaaagacactccgatgtctaagttagcaagagtgtgagcaggttagagagtattggaacttagtgatacctgaatgatgtcagtgtatttatagtggtgaaccaataaccaccgctgaagtagtgccacctttttaggtggataaccgttcccatatcttagggaggttaagatatggctctatgaagtggttagagagtttctaggggcagttactcattcgaatgagtgttatctgccagctaaccctcgtatccgacttctttggagcaggtcgtgttcagtaccgacttctggggatgaaggctggtactgggtgagggccaaccctttgggttgggcctttttgcTTGGATCCTAGACCTttattattgggccagggtatgaacacttatcttttatattataaaaataatatgaaaTGTATACACCAAAAATTATGCAGAATATACATTTctattttaatgtataaatatcATTTAAGTTGTATgagttttgttttttgttttaaagTCGGGATTTTATatggtatattttttattttttatagcaGAAGTTGCTAGTATGTAAGACTATTTATAATAACTTGATTTTTGGTCTGAGACTCTGAAATAAACTTCAGCCCATTACCAAGACCCAAAACACCTGCCCATTAGGTAATAAATAGTTCATGGGCTTACATAATTACATTTCCATTttactaaaagaaaaagaagaaaagtagagTCTATTACTaaaccaaaataataataataataataataataataactaattatgaCAAGTAATCTAAACCACATTCTAGCACATAGATAAAACAGTTTAACTTTAACGTCTACTCTTGTCTAGTTCGAGATCAAATAGTAGAAAAAAAAGTACATTAATTATAACAAGAAAACTAAATGAATGGACATGTTTGTCAAAAAGttacagagactaagagacagaaagactgagaattgagagacagagactaagagatagagattgaaataaatttcagtattttgtttggtgtaaaataggagacagaaattgaaacaagaatgaaactctaatttaatttgcataaaggataaaattagaattaattaattgaaatgaaagtattttaggtataaaatgttattaaagtttcagtctccatctttaaaaattttagtcccatgtgtccctactttttgaaggtactgaaatactggaATTTTGGAGACAGAAATAGAAATTTtaataccagtctctgaactaacaaacataatactgagtctcagtctctcaatctctgtctcagtacctcaaaacaaacgctagaCGAGAGAAAATGAATTTGTATAAAACAAATATCATTTTCATTATTGAATTCTTCTAACGTCTATTGAAGGCAGCAAAGCTAGCAAGCTACAATATAATTGACCAACAACAAAAGCTTCTCGTAGGTAACGCCAAAAATGGATAGTTAGGCTACGTTATAACATGACCTACAATATAAGAAGGGCCATTTTCAGCTTCATGAATTATTCTTCGGTCATGTTCAAGTTGTACTAGAAAAAGAAAATGTTTACTCAACACGCTAGCTTACATTTCTAGCGATGATGATGAAAAATTGCTATAATGAGAGTCATGTTTAAATATCTTTGATTTTCAGTGAGAGTTCACATTAATTTGGTGACGTTTGTTTTTTCACATTATGTAAAACAAAGAGAATATATTGACTTTTGGATCCACGAAAAACGCATAGCTTTTAATTTGTAGCTTTCAACTTTTTAGTATTAAACCTATAACAAATGGAGTTTACGATCTTTCTTTTTGCATGAGGAAaggaatccttttgtacaaatgAAATTTTCGAAAGGCTATACAGAAATATGTATATAGATTTGTTACGTATTTATATTGAAATACTATTTCAATTCATTAATTAATACACTATTCGAAATCCCTATTTTTAAATCCTTATATCACAAATAGAAAGATGTATTACAAATGAAAGATGTGAATCAAATCAATTCCACATGCATTTATAGTAGGAACCTAGAATAATGAAATACAGTAGTTACATATGTTTGGTTACAACATGGATTAACTAATTAAAATCTTCATATAAAGTTGCAGCAAATTCAGCTCATTTACAGATTATTAATTACATAGTTTCTTCTGCTACTTGTAAACAGTATACATTTTCATTATTAAAGATACACGAGATGATAGTATAATATACTTATCAAGTTCTGTTCCAGTTAATTTAGGAACAAAATGAAACTAGGAATTTAATTTATACATTACTGAAACAGTAATTTACTTACATATTATTATTACAATATTACATGCATATATTCACGATGTTGTTTACACAAGACCTATTATATTACTCAGTTTTCTCTCTTTAATTACCTTATGCCCACCACCCAACAAATTAGGAACATTCAAACAGTCAAATCATTGATAACAATGTGATGACTATAAAGTGTAACCTAGTTCATAATCTTGGAACATCCCTTCTGGCAGAAGAACTGGAGTGGATGACATTGACTCCCAAGAATTTGAGGATGCTGATTTGGTATCAGCAGAAGAATCATTGGACCACCAAATCAAGTTACTATTACTGTCCTTTGAATtaccattgttgttattattactaTTCATCTCTCTCAAACAGTCAAACTCATCATCAGCCATCTGTTGAATCtgatcctcctcctcttcttcctcctcctcctgtgGAATGTAACACATTCTTCTGTTGCTGCTATTGAGATTCAAAATCTCATCAAGCTCACTTTCGATAGCACAAACCTGCTGAATTCCCTCAACACCATCTCCTCTTGGTGCAATAATGGCATCACTTGATGAGTGCAATAATGGATTACTATTATTGAAGAGAACTGATGAAcagccattattattattaagcggATTCTCCAAAAGATCAACCTTTGAATTCTTGGTATCCTTTTCCCCTTCTTCTTGATTCAGcacatgatgatgatgaggagaagGCAAAGCATTATTAGTATTCTGCATCAAAGGGTTATTGGAGTTGGAGCCATGACTGTTAAGATTATGAGATtggtgctgctgctgctgctgcagaTTCTGGTGAATCATCTTTTCTTGAAAAGGATGCAACTTTGGCCAGAGGGCAGGGTTGGTGTAGAAAGAGAAAGGGTTTTGGAGGCTCTGAAGCTGCATATGAAGTTGAAGCCTCTCAAGAGCTGAAGTGCTTAGGGCATTAGTATTGTTATTGGAACTTGATGTGTCATCTTGCATCCCAATATTGGAGTCCTTGGAGCTGTTGAAGCTGGATTGTTTGCGCCTTCCCAGCAGTTTCTTCTTCAATCTAGTGTTCCAGTAGTTCTTGATGTCGTTATCTGTCCTTCCAGGTAGCTGTGCCGCAATAATGGACCACCTACACAGATCAACTTAGTAGGGATTCACAGTTCCAAGGAATAATAAACAAACAAAGGAAGAACATGTGTTGGGATAGATCTCAAGAGATTCTGGTGACAAAGAAATAGGACAAAGAGTTATTGTTCAAATACTATACACCACAATGCAAGCAGTAGAATCAAATTAAATCAAGCAAATAATAAGATTATTATTGAAGTTCATGATATGATCATCACTTAATTCTGACTCACCTGCTTCCAATGCTAATGTAAAGGCTGCAGATGATGTTGTCTTCTTCTTCAGTAAATC is from Arachis ipaensis cultivar K30076 chromosome B01, Araip1.1, whole genome shotgun sequence and encodes:
- the LOC107642105 gene encoding transcription factor MYB36 produces the protein MGRAPCCDKANVKKGPWSPEEDAALKAYIEKNGTGGNWIALPQKIGLKRCGKSCRLRWLNYLRPNIKHGGFTEEEDNIICSLYISIGSRWSIIAAQLPGRTDNDIKNYWNTRLKKKLLGRRKQSSFNSSKDSNIGMQDDTSSSNNNTNALSTSALERLQLHMQLQSLQNPFSFYTNPALWPKLHPFQEKMIHQNLQQQQQHQSHNLNSHGSNSNNPLMQNTNNALPSPHHHHVLNQEEGEKDTKNSKVDLLENPLNNNNGCSSVLFNNSNPLLHSSSDAIIAPRGDGVEGIQQVCAIESELDEILNLNSSNRRMCYIPQEEEEEEEEDQIQQMADDEFDCLREMNSNNNNNGNSKDSNSNLIWWSNDSSADTKSASSNSWESMSSTPVLLPEGMFQDYELGYTL